Proteins encoded by one window of Polyodon spathula isolate WHYD16114869_AA chromosome 16, ASM1765450v1, whole genome shotgun sequence:
- the LOC121328904 gene encoding protein FAM131C-like, with the protein MGSCISKDLHGAPQPPSAELQQQQQPGTEDQAISKEQTGFCWVPLKKCFKPAVNGIVQEKKQTPDGFEIAELATSSLLGLVATFKERITKPTAMAQGRVAHLIEWKGWNSKQQGWGAAPLQDEEQYSDLTDELKEARFAAGVAEQFAIAEATMSAWSSMDGEVEHDGKLSQDSALFPGLDAEGVYLQQLRMNGTQRLYSINLDRGDEKGLYSQEQTQSIRDMLTGNPERQGPLLVGRSSSTGQHPRRSSSIRHADSSSISEDEVFYN; encoded by the exons ATGGGCTCCTGCATCTCTAAAG ATCTCCACGGCGCCCCGCAACCACCCTCAGCcgaactgcagcagcagcagcagcctggcaCTGAGGACCAGGCCATTTCAAAG GAGCAGACAGGATTTTGCTGGGTCCCCTTAAAG AAATGCTTCAAGCCTGCCGTGAACGGGATTGTGCAGGAGAAGAAGCAGACCCCCGACGGATTTGAAATCGCAGAGTTGGCGACATCATCCCTGCTGG GTCTGGTGGCGACTTTCAAAGAGCGCATCACCAAGCCGACGGCAATGGCGCAGGGCCGCGTGGCCCACCTGATTGAGTGGAAGGGCTGGAACAGCAAGCAGCAGGGCTGGGGGGCAGCGCCCCTTCAGGACGAGGAGCAGTACAGCGACCTGACGGACGAGCTCAAAGAGGCGCGTTTCGCCGCAG GCGTTGCCGAGCAGTTTGCCATCGCCGAGGCGACCATGAGTGCCTGGTCATCGATGGACGGTGAAGTCGAGCACGATGGGAAGCTTTCCCAGGATTCTGCTCTCTTTCCAG GTCTCGATGCGGAGGGGGTCTATCTCCAGCAACTGAGGATGAATGGCACCCAGAGGCTTTATAGTATCAATCTGGACAGGGGTGATGAGAAAGGCCTGTACTCCCAGGAGCAGACCCAATCTATCAGGGACATGCTCACAGGCAATCCGGAGAGACAGGGCCCCCTGCTGGTGGGGAGGAGCTCCAGCACAGGACAGCATCCCCGAAGGAGCAGCTCCATTCGACATGCTGACAGCAGCTCCATCTCCGAAGATGAAGTCTTTTACAACTAG